A portion of the Anabas testudineus chromosome 22, fAnaTes1.2, whole genome shotgun sequence genome contains these proteins:
- the LOC113148609 gene encoding growth arrest and DNA damage-inducible protein GADD45 beta-like, giving the protein MSPEESFGSAENRMQSVGLALEELLVTAQKQDCLTIGIYESAKLLNADPDNVVLCVLAGDDEDDVALQIHFTLLQSFCCDTGITILRVSGIQRLQQLLGAAHANKNQEEHGDLHCMLVTNPQADHCRLQEVGTYCQESRRLHQWVPELVLQER; this is encoded by the exons ATGAGTCCAGAGGAGAGCTTCGGATCCGCCGAAAACAG GATGCAATCGGTGGGTCTggctctggaggagctgctggtgACGGCCCAGAAACAAGACTGCCTGACCATTGGCATCTATGAATCAGCTAAACTTCTTAATGC AGATCCAGACAATGTGGTCCTGTGCGTCCTGGCAGGTGACGATGAGGACGACGTGGCGCTGCAGATCCACTTTACCCTGCTACAGTCGTTCTGTTGCGACACTGGCATCACCATCCTGCGAGTCTCAGGGATTCAGAGActccagcagctgctgggaGCAGCGCATGCCAACAAAAATCAGGAAGAGCATGGGGACCTCCACTGCATGCTGGTTACG AACCCTCAGGCTGATCATTGCAGGCTACAGGAGGTGGGCACATACTGCCAGGAGAGCCGACGCCTTCACCAGTGGGTGCCTGAACTGGTCCTGCAGGAACGCTGA
- the LOC113148607 gene encoding interferon-induced protein 44-like: MSVVRSNLSKEQQKKLHSLFGHATLHLLYKASVHGFTAAAFHCRCDVQGPTIIVAYNNAGFVFGAYTSKNYSQSGQAIHDQEAFLYSITAENKPLRVAGITGQAAFTDAATGPNYGALVFLHEDRPQIQSNPGQAFNFNAAAMHGGNLALTELEVYRVEGLGDLLAKPWRIIQWTAERKKELMNVIQSYKPDINTVHQARVLLVGPVGAGKSSFFNSINSAFRGNMTSQAIAGAGRKSLTTQFRTYTIKAGKGGGTLPLILCDTMGLEEDADAGLDIDDIVNICKGHVKDRYQFSPSAPLQETSPGYNKDVTLNDKINCVVYVVDTCKVSLLTPKMLDKFAAIRKKTNLLGIPQLLLMTKVDEACPIVAEDLTNVYRSVYIQKMARELSEGLGIPLSCIIPVKNYSDELDLNQDTDILLFTAVEQMLNYSDSFFENQDTEEVELYRSNTHIRPVL; encoded by the exons ATGTCTGTGGTCAGATCCAACCTGTCtaaagagcagcagaaaaagctgCACTCCCTCTTTGGTCATGCCACACTGCACCTTCTCTACAAAGCCAGTGTCCATggcttcactgctgctgctttccacTGCCGCTGCGATGTGCAGGGACCCACAATCATCGTCGCCTACAATAACGCAGGGTTTGTTTTTGGAGCTTACACCTCTAAGAACTACTCGCAGTCCGGACAAGCCATCCACGACCAGGAGGCTTTCCTCTACAGCATCACTGCGGAAAACAAACCGCTGAGGGTGGCAGGTATCACTGGACAGGCTGCGTTCACAGATGCGGCCACTGGTCCAAATTATGGAGCTCTGGTGTTCTTGCACGAAGACCGTCCTCAAATCCAGTCCAACCCAGGGCAGGCGTTCAACTTCAACGCAGCAGCTATGCACGGCGGGAACTTGGCACTGACTGAGCTAGAAGTGTATCGAGTTGAAG gttTGGGAGATCTCCTAGCTAAACCCTGGAGGATCATCCAGTGGACTGCTGA GAGAAAGAAGGAGTTAATGAACGTCATCCAGAGCTACAAGCCGGACATCAACACAGTCCATCAAGCTCGGGTGTTGTTGGTGGGTCCCGTCGGGGCTGGCAAGTCCAGTTTCTTCAACTCCATCAACTCAGCTTTTCGAGGCAACATGACGTCTCAGGCCATCGCCGGTGCAGGACGGAAGAGCCTGACTACTCAG TTTCGCACCTACACCATCAAAGCAGGGAAAGGCGGTGGGACTCTTCCTCTGATCCTGTGCGACACAATGGGGCTGGAGGAAGATGCAGATGCTGGTTTGGACATTGACGACATCGTCAACATCTGCAAGGGTCACGTCAAGGATCGCTATCAG TTTAgtccctctgctcctcttcagGAGACTTCTCCTGGCTACAACAAGGACGTGACTCTGAATGACAAAATTAACTGTGTGGTTTATGTGGTCGACACCTGCAAGGTCTCTCTCCTGACTCCAAAAATGCTGGACAAGTTTGCTGCCATCCGGAAAAAGACAAACCTGCTTG GAATCCCCCAGCTTCTTCTGATGACCAAAGTAGACGAGGCCTGTCCCATAGTGGCTGAAGACTTGACGAATGTTTATCGCAGCGTTTACATACAGAAAATG GCGCGAGAGCTGAGTGAGGGTCTGGGCATCCCCTTGTCATGTATCATACCTGTGAAGAACTACAGTGATGAGCTGGACCTGAACCAGGATACTGACATACTGCTCTTCACCGCCGTGGAGCAGATGCTAAACTACTCAGACAGCTTCTTTGAGAACCAGGATACAGAGGAGGTGGAGCTCTACAGATCAAACACTCATATCCGACCGGTCTTatga